GATATGCGTGGCGCCGAGGCAGGAGACCGACTTCGTCTCGCCGAAGGTGTTGTCCAGCACGTAGCGCCAGTGGCAGAGCATATCGAGGATGATGCCGCCGCCCTCGTTCTTCTTGTAGTTCCAGCTCGGCCGCTGCGTCGGCTGCAGGTCGCCCTCGAAGACCCAGTATCCGAACTCGCCGCGAACCGAGAGGATGCGGCCGAGGAACCCGCTGTCGATCACCATCTTCATCTTGCGCAGCCCCGGCAGGAACAGCTTGTCCTGCACCACGCCGTGCTTGATGCCGGCGGCCTTGGCCGCGCGCACCAGGTCCATGGCGTCGTCCAGGTTCTCCGCCGTCGGCTTCTCGGAGTAGACGTGCTTGCCGGCCGCGATCGCCTTCTTCAGCAGGGCGGCGCGCATGGTCGTCGTGGCCGCGTCGAAGAAGATGGTGTCGTCCGGGTTGGCGAGCGCGGCGTCCAGGTCCGTGCCGACCCGCTCCACACCATGCGCCTTCGCCAGCGCCTCCAGCTTCTCCCGGTTGCGCCCCACGATGATCGGGTCCGGCATGATCCGGTCCCCGTTCGGCAGCGCCACGCCCCCTTCCCGGCGGATCGCCGCGATGGAGCGGATCAGGTGCTGGTTCATCCCCATCCGCCCCGTCACGCCGTGCATGATCAGGCCGATACGCCGCTGCGCCATACGCGCTTCCTCCCCGGAACTTCTCAGGTAACCACGTGGTTACCTAAGCCGCTCCGGGCACCCCGCGTCAAGCGTCCCCGTCATGCCGACAGGTCACGCGGCCCCGTCAGGGCCGCAGCCAGCCCAGCACCACCTCCACCGCGTGCGCCTCCCGCGCCTCGATCGCTGCCTCCGCCCCCAGCCCCGCCCCGAAGATCGCGGAGAGGGTGTGCAGATTGGACACGTAGAAGTGCCCCAGCGACACAAGCGTGATGTAGGCCTGCATCGGCTCCACCCCCGCGCGGAACACCCCGCCCTCCGCCCCGCGCCGCAGCACTTCGCTCAACGACTCCAGTAGGGGCGAGTAGAGCGCCGGCACCCGCTCGCTCCGCGCTAGATACGCCGCCCGGTGCATGTTCTCCTGGTTCAGCAGCGCCACGAATTCCGGGTGCCGCGCCGTGTAGCGCAGGTTGAACCGCACCAGCCCCGCCATCGCCTCCGCCGGCGGCAGCCCGTCCACCTGCAGCGCCCGCTCCTCCGCGCGCTTATGGGCGTAGGCGGCCTCCAGCACCGCCACCCACAGCTCCTCCTTGTTGCCGAAATAGGCGTAGAGCATCCGCTTGTTCGCGCCCGCCCGCGCCGCGATCTCGTCCACCCGCGCGCCCGCCAGCCCGTGCGCGGCGAACTCGGCCAGGGCAGCGTCCAGGATGCGCTGGCGCGTCGCCTCGGCACGGGGGCTCTGCGGAATGGTTCGGGCGGGCGCGTCCATGCGGGCCATCCTGTCCGGGGCGCTGGAAATGACAACGGGCACGCGGGCGGCCCCGGGGGGAGGGAGAAGGAATTCTCCCTCCCCCTGGAACCCCCACCCTCATCTCTTTCTGAGGGGCTGCCGCGGAATGCGGAGCCTGCGGCTCGCCGGGCGGCCACGCCGCCCGGCGCGGGACATGGCGGCCCGCGCCGCCACTCCATCAAGGTCACTGCCTCGCGGGCCAGCCGAACATTCCGCGGCAGCCCGATAGAAGAAGATGAGAGGGGGTTCCAGGGGGAGAGAATTCCTTCTCTCCCCCTGGGGGCCGCCGGTGCGCCGCCTCAGACCCGCCCGTAGGTGTCCTCGAACCGCACGATGTCATCCTCGCCGAGATAGGACCCGGACTGCACCTCGATCAGCGTCAGCGGGATCATCCCGGGGTTCTCCATCCGGTGCACGCAGCCCAACGGCAGGTACACGGACTCGTTCTCCCGCAGCAGAATCTTCTCCGCGTCGCGCTCCACGATCGCGGTGCCGTTCACCACCACCCAGTGCTCCGCGCGGTGGAAGTGCTTCTGGAGGGAGAGCTTCTGCCCCGGCCGCACCAGGATCTTCTTCACCTGGAAGCGCTCGCCCTGGATCAGCCCCTCGTAGTGGCCCCAGGGGCGGTACATGCGGCGGTGCGCGCCGGCCTCCGGCCGCTTCTTCGCCTTCAGCTGGTCCACCAGCTTCTTCACGTCCTGCGCGCGGTCGCGCGGCAGGGCCAGCACCGCGTCCTCGGTGGTCACCAGCACCACATCGGTCAGGCCGACGACGGTGGTCAGGATGCCCTCGGACCGCACGTAGCAGCCCTTCGAGTCCAGCAGCTCCACCGGCCCGTGGGTGGCGTTCCCCGCCGCGTCCTTCGGGCTCGCCTGCCACAGCGCGTCCCAGGACCCGACATCGGACCAGCCGATATCCGCCGGCACCACCGCCGCGTGCGCCGTCTTCTCCATCACCGCGTAGTCGATGGAGATGTTCGGGCTCTCCGCGAAGCCCGCCCCCAGCCGCACGAAGTCCAGGTCCCGCGTCGCATCCTCCACCGCCGCGCGGACGGAGGCCACCAGCTCCGGCTGCAGCCGCTCCAGCTCCGCCAGCAGGGTGGAGGCGGAGGCGACGAACATGCCGGCGTTCCACAGGTGCTTGCCGCCCTCGAGGAAGGCCTGCGCCCGCGCCAGATCCGGCTTCTCCACGAAGGAGGCGATGGCGGAAACTCCCGGCGCCTCGGCCAGCGGCGCCCCGGCCTCGATGTAGCCGAACCCCGTCTCCGGGCTCCCCGGCCGCATCCCGAAGGTGACGATCCGCCCGGACTTCGCGGCCGCGCAGGCCAGGCCCAGCGCCGCGTGCAGCGCCGGCAGATCCTTCACCACGTGATCGGAGGGCATGACCCAGAGAAGGGCGTGCGGGCTCTCCTCCGCCGCCAGCACGGCGGCGGCCGCGATGGCGGGGGCGGAGTTGCGCGCCGCCGGCTCCAGCACGATCCGCGCCCCACCGGACCCGACGGCCACCCCGGCGTCACGGAGCTGCTCGGCCACCAGGAAGCGGTGCGCCTCGGCGCAGACCACCATCGGCGGCGCGAAGTCCGGCCCGGTGCCGCGCGCCACCGTCTCCTGCAACATGCTGGCATCCGAGATCAGCGGCCAGAACTGCTTGGGGAACCCCTCCCGCGACAGCGGCCAGAGACGGGTGCCGACGCCGCCCGACAGGACCACGGGCACGACACGATCCTGGGACATGGCTTCTCTCGGCAAGTTGGGTGGGGCGTCCACGGGCAAGGGGCCCCACGAGCAAAGGAGCCCTGGGAGTAAAGGAGCCCGGCCCAAAAGAAAAGCCGCCCCGCTTGCCGGGGCGGCCACTCCGATACGGCCTCGTCAAGTACGGCCGCGCCAAGTACGGCCTCGTCAGGGCGCCCCCGTGCCGGGGCAGCCCCGTCCCGGCCTAGCTCAGGACGCCGAAAAGCCAGAGCAGGATGATGACGGGGATGGGGATGCCGATCAGC
This genomic window from Pararoseomonas sp. SCSIO 73927 contains:
- a CDS encoding TetR family transcriptional regulator, with the protein product MDAPARTIPQSPRAEATRQRILDAALAEFAAHGLAGARVDEIAARAGANKRMLYAYFGNKEELWVAVLEAAYAHKRAEERALQVDGLPPAEAMAGLVRFNLRYTARHPEFVALLNQENMHRAAYLARSERVPALYSPLLESLSEVLRRGAEGGVFRAGVEPMQAYITLVSLGHFYVSNLHTLSAIFGAGLGAEAAIEAREAHAVEVVLGWLRP
- a CDS encoding Gfo/Idh/MocA family oxidoreductase; the protein is MAQRRIGLIMHGVTGRMGMNQHLIRSIAAIRREGGVALPNGDRIMPDPIIVGRNREKLEALAKAHGVERVGTDLDAALANPDDTIFFDAATTTMRAALLKKAIAAGKHVYSEKPTAENLDDAMDLVRAAKAAGIKHGVVQDKLFLPGLRKMKMVIDSGFLGRILSVRGEFGYWVFEGDLQPTQRPSWNYKKNEGGGIILDMLCHWRYVLDNTFGETKSVSCLGATHIPVRYDENDKPYDADTDDAAYATFELEGGIVAQINSSWATRVRRDDLVTFHVDGTHGSAVCGLTDCWTQARVSTPKPVWNPDVPQTINFYEGWQKVPDTQPYPNGFRVQWEEFLKYVAGERADYPWDLLAAAKGVQLAEAGLQSWAERRWIDLPKLEA
- a CDS encoding mannose-1-phosphate guanylyltransferase/mannose-6-phosphate isomerase — translated: MSQDRVVPVVLSGGVGTRLWPLSREGFPKQFWPLISDASMLQETVARGTGPDFAPPMVVCAEAHRFLVAEQLRDAGVAVGSGGARIVLEPAARNSAPAIAAAAVLAAEESPHALLWVMPSDHVVKDLPALHAALGLACAAAKSGRIVTFGMRPGSPETGFGYIEAGAPLAEAPGVSAIASFVEKPDLARAQAFLEGGKHLWNAGMFVASASTLLAELERLQPELVASVRAAVEDATRDLDFVRLGAGFAESPNISIDYAVMEKTAHAAVVPADIGWSDVGSWDALWQASPKDAAGNATHGPVELLDSKGCYVRSEGILTTVVGLTDVVLVTTEDAVLALPRDRAQDVKKLVDQLKAKKRPEAGAHRRMYRPWGHYEGLIQGERFQVKKILVRPGQKLSLQKHFHRAEHWVVVNGTAIVERDAEKILLRENESVYLPLGCVHRMENPGMIPLTLIEVQSGSYLGEDDIVRFEDTYGRV